The following nucleotide sequence is from Nesterenkonia xinjiangensis.
AGATGATGCTGTTCGGCAGTCCACGCGAGCCGGCGGCCGGGTGATTGTGGAAGTCAGTCCTTCTCGAGAGCGACCTGTGTATTCTCCTGCCAGGGGGGGGGGTGCTTCTGACGGGCTGCCCGTTATCGCGGTCCCAGCACCATGCAATTGAACTTACACTGCGGAGGCTCCGACACTGATGACCCATTCGATGCCGCTGACGGCGTCCTCATCGACCATGACGTGCTCGAGGGTCTTCTTCCCAGTTCCACCGCTCGCCCAGATCCGTCGCAGTAGGGGCGAGTTCCCGGCTCGTTGCGTCCGGGCGGGTTTCGCTACGGTGCGCCGTTGTGGAGCTTCCAAAGGATGCGATTGATGACTGGGTGGTGTTCCCGCCATCTGCGGCACCCGCCATTGATAGGCAGCAGTTCGATACGTTCCCGGGCTTTATTAGGGATCTCTCAACGACAACATATGCACCGCGACCAACAAGTTGCTGCGCGAGCTAACAGTGCTCAGGTCGAGGTCCGTCAGGACGGTCTCAAGGAACACGGCCTGAACCTTCAGCAGTTTCGCCCCGGACCCAGAGCTCAGTGGGGCATTCGATCTGGAAGCACTCGCACCAACTTCCGGAGCACGCTGGCTCGCGTTGAGCCCTTTGGGCTCCGCAGCTCTGGGCGACGGGTCGTCTTGGCGGCCTCTGCATTGTTCGAGGCGTCGGCTGGTGGCCACCAGATCCAGCTGGCCCGCCATCGTGAGGCCACCGATGCAAAGGGTAGTGAACGTAGGGTTGGAGGGGACGAAGTCTTCCAGATGGGTGTGGTAGGAACTTTCCTCTTCCGGACACCTCGACGTCCAAGTGTCCACCTCCACCCTGTAAGATTTTCATCCTCATCCGCGATGAACCATGGGACTCGCCACCGGGAGAACGGGTGATTGGCGGACTCAACAACGACTTCTCAGGAGCAACAGCGATCTGACAACGGTAGAGTACGAGCAGTTCCACTGGGCTACCTGGGACAGCAGATCTCGCCTCATAGGACAGCTGCACGTAACCTGTGGCGTTTCAATATACCGACGTACGTACTACTCTCAGAGTATGGCCGACATGCTCCCTCGATTCAGTGTCCTCAACTTCGGGCATCTAGATGCTCGCGAAGAAGCTCAGCTACAGCCGGAGCTTCTCACGGAAGGCTATTTCGATTACCAAAACGCCGCGTACGGGCTATCCACAGGGAATACGTGGGGGATCTTGGGGCCGAAAGGTTCCGGGAAATCTGCGGTCCTTGAGAACCTTAGGCTGACATGGCAGGATCGTCATGACAGATTTTTCGAGTACTGGGATCTCTCGAATTTCCCGATTGCCGATGTTGCAGAAATAACTCAAGATATCTCTAAAGGGCCCGCAAGAGCGCGTACCTCCTGGGAGTTTCTTCTTTGGCTCAGAGTGGTTGAGTCTCTGAACAATGATGTAGGCGCCAGCTTGAGTCATGAGTTTGTTGCGCTATTTAAGCGCCTCAAAAGAGCGGGATTCATTGGATCTGACTGGTCGGTTAGCGTAAATAGGTGGACAGGTGGTGGTCTCGGCGCAGACCTAAAGTTGCTGCAGGGAAGCCTGAGATTTAACCGAGAGTCGGTAACTACTCTTGAGGTTTCCAGTGATTTGCGCGAATCCGTTATAAAATCCAAGACAGATTCGAGACACCTAATTGCTGTAGATGGGCTCGATTCGTTCTTCTTCGAAGTCAGTGATCAGTGGACGTCTCTTGCGGGTCTCCTGTCGGCCATGTCGACGGTTAATCACGCGTTGCGCGGTGCGGGGTTGCCGATTACAGTTGCAGTTGCGGGTAGATCGGATATCATCGACATGGTTCCAGATCCTGAAACCAATAAGCTCAAAGAGCATTTTATCTATCTAGACTGGCACTTAAACGGGATTGGTGCGAAGAACCATCTCTGGAAACTTGTCAGCACAAAGGCTGCTGTTATGCATCCCCAGGTAAGAGATATTACTAAACAGTACCTGGGGCGCAAAATCGTGGCTGGTGAGCTTGGCCCATATCATGATATATCTCAGATAATTCTCGACAATACGAGACTCCTTCCTCGGGATATTGTTGCCTTGCTGTCTCATCTCCAGAAGGTTCACACCAGCGAACATCCGGTTCACCCTGAAAAGGTTAAAAGAGCGCTTGAGAGATATTGCGAAGAGTATTTTATTGGAGAGATATTTAATAATCTCGCAGGGATCTTGCCGAGCAACAGGGCTCGGGAGCTCTCGAGCTTCCAGGATGCGCTGCGCGCTTCACCAAGCCGTCTTTTCACAATGGATTACATGACTACTGAGCTCAGAGGCGAATTGGAGCCTTCTGAAATCAAAAAGCTTCTTAAGCAGCTATTCGAAGTTGGTGGAATTGGAGTCAAGTCCGGAGAGCATACAGATTTCACTTTCCGTAGAACTTCTGGTGGGGCCTTCACTACTCGCGGAAAATTCATGCTTCACGATGCGCTTACCCGTGCTTGGAATAAGCCTTGGCGAGACAAGTCGTAGACGACATTGCTGAGTATCTAGACAGCGACGACGCCCGACTTCGGCGGGAGTTGTCATTCATGGTGGACCGCAGGAAAAGGACCGCTCACGGCATGAGCGCGGGGGTGCATCGACGAAAAGCGATTGACCTTGCGGAAGTAGCGTTGGAGCTCGGCGCATGGATCGAAACCCTTTTCGACCCGCGCCAGTGATGCGTCATCTTAGGCTCCGCATTCACCGCAGGTGTCACGTGCGATGCCTGACTCCTTACGCCTCGTGCCTAGATCAGTGCGCATCAGACGTGAACCGTCCTCAGAAGGGTTCAAGACAATTTGCGGACCGCAGAAGCTGGGAGGAGAAAGATGAAAACTCCGGGCCAGGCAACTAGCCTCGAACAGCGGATCCGTGCCCTCACCACTGCGCAGCCCTTCGCAGTCCACTGGGAGATCCGGGACCTGTCTTCCAAGAACTCCGTCACCATCGGCAACGGCGCCGACGTCCAGGTCGCGTCCTTTAGCACCCGGAAGGTCAGCGTGCTGCTGGTCTGCCTCACCCTGGTCCAGCATGGAAAGCTGTCCCTGGACCAGCGGCTGCCCATCACCGCGGAGATGGCCGAGGGTGTGCAGGCCGGCATCATGAAGGACCTCGCCGCCGGCGTCGAGCTCAGCCTCGAGGACCACCTGCGGCAGATGATGATCACCTCGGACAACATCTGCACTCAGCTCGTCTTCGACGCCATCGGCGCAGCCGCCGAGGCGACCAGCCTGCACCAGGACGATCGCGCCGCCGCGGCTCTGCAGCAGGTCAACGACTACTGCGCCTGGATTGGCATGCGCGCCACCCTGCACCGGGAGATCTTCCCGCGCAGCGGCGACCTGACCTGGCATCACAGCATCGAGGCGACGACCGTCACCACCGCCGCCGACCAGGCCCACCTGCTTGCACAGCTCGGCCGCGGCACGCAGGGCACCGAGGCCGCCGAACTTCTGCATCTCACCCCTGAGCTGTGCCGATTCGCCGTCGAACTCATGCGTGGCCTCTACACGCCCCTGCTCGGCGCGGAGACCATTGCGCTGCGCTTCGGGGAGAAGAATGGCCGCGGCCTGCGCAGCCTCTCCCAGGTCGGGCTCGCCACCACCGACGACGGTGCCCCGGTCGCCGCCGTCGCGGTCTTCGCCGAGAGCATCCCCACCCAGTTGCCCGACGGGACCCCTGGCCGTATTGCCGCCTACGAGCTCTTCGGCCAGATCGGGCAGACGATCGAAGCGTGGCACCTGGGGGAGCGACAGCCTGAACCCCGCCAACTCCTGCGTCTGAACCCCCATCAGGATCTCGGCGCCACCGACGCTCAACTGGAGGCGGTCATGTCCCACCAGGGCGTGCTGGCGGCCAGCGGGGGAGTCACCGACAGCGACACCACCTACGCCGAAATCGGTCGGGACGTCGTGAGCAACCGGGAGTTCCACCCGCTCGCCGGCTCCGGGAAGTTCCTCGCCGCGCTCGCCCTCGCTCAACGTGAGGCCGCGGATCCCGGCTTGCTGGAGGCGTCGGTGACCCTGACCGCCGAGCACCGGCGCCGCGCCGCCGTCGGGCCGCTGCATATCTCGCCCGGTTCCGGCCAGAACGCTGGTACGGGCCAGGGCGCGGGCCAAGCCGCGGACGAGCTGACGCTGAGCCTGCACGACGCACTCGGGCTCATCATCCGCACCTCTGACGCCGCGACCTCCTTGGCCGTGCGGGACGCCCTGGAGGCCAGGGGAGTGGACCTTCTCGCCGAGACCCGTGGGTTCCTTGAAAGGTTCAACCCTCCGGGCCAGACCCTGATTCACACCCAGATCACCGGGTTCGAAGACTGGGGGGCCGCCCGTGGCGACCTGCTGACTGGAGAGACCTCACCCCACGAGCTGCGGCAGCTTCTCATGCTCGTCACCGGTTATGGCGGGCTCCTCGGTGAAGAACTGCCCGACCGCGGAGAACCCCTCGTGGCTCCGTCTGCCGCGAGCCGCATGCTGGGCTGGATGTCCCCGGTCTTCGAACCTGCAGGGCTCGCCTGGGCGTTGCCCGGCTACGGGCCGAAGAAGGTGCCCCAGTGGACGGTCTCCGGGCTGGAGACCCGGGGCCCGAGGACCCCGGCTGCGGACGGAGCCTCCGACGCCCACGACGACGCTGACGCCGAGACCCACCCTGAGGGCTGGACGTCCGTGCTCATCACCCGCCGTCCCGGCGTGGAGCCCACGCAGGGAGGGGTGCTGTGGATGGCCGCCTACGTGCCTGCCGGCCCCACCGAAGCCGCTCCCGAGGCGCCGACGCGCACCGGACGCGACGCGGCTCGGATCTTCGGTGAGCTCGGGCTGACCCTGCACCGGCGCGGACTTAGTCGGGCAAAGCTCCGCGGGAGTGTGGCCCCGATGTACATCAGCGACAGCTGATCGTCAGCGGCTGAGCAGCTCCTTAGTCTCGGTCCCGGGTACTGCGACTGAGACCTGAGTACCCCACGGGTCGGTGGTCACCACGCGGTGGCCGTCGTCGTCGAAGTTCAGCCCCCGCATCCGGTAGCGTGCCACCAGGGCGTCCAGGTCTTCTCGGCCGGGCACGGTGATCGCCAGATCCCCCAGCCCCAACCGGGAGGCGCGCGGCCCAGCCCCGCCGCTGTTCCAGGTGTTCATCGCCACGTGGTGGTGATACCCGCCGGCCGAGGCGAACAGCGCCCCCGGCAGGCTGGCGGTCGGGTCGAAGCCCACCGCGCCCACGTAGAACTCCCGGGCACGGGCGACGTCGCCCACCTGCAGGTGCACATGCCCCACCTTCCCGGCCCGGGCCGATCCGGCGTCGAGCACCTCCTGG
It contains:
- a CDS encoding P-loop ATPase, Sll1717 family, which gives rise to MADMLPRFSVLNFGHLDAREEAQLQPELLTEGYFDYQNAAYGLSTGNTWGILGPKGSGKSAVLENLRLTWQDRHDRFFEYWDLSNFPIADVAEITQDISKGPARARTSWEFLLWLRVVESLNNDVGASLSHEFVALFKRLKRAGFIGSDWSVSVNRWTGGGLGADLKLLQGSLRFNRESVTTLEVSSDLRESVIKSKTDSRHLIAVDGLDSFFFEVSDQWTSLAGLLSAMSTVNHALRGAGLPITVAVAGRSDIIDMVPDPETNKLKEHFIYLDWHLNGIGAKNHLWKLVSTKAAVMHPQVRDITKQYLGRKIVAGELGPYHDISQIILDNTRLLPRDIVALLSHLQKVHTSEHPVHPEKVKRALERYCEEYFIGEIFNNLAGILPSNRARELSSFQDALRASPSRLFTMDYMTTELRGELEPSEIKKLLKQLFEVGGIGVKSGEHTDFTFRRTSGGAFTTRGKFMLHDALTRAWNKPWRDKS
- a CDS encoding serine hydrolase encodes the protein MKTPGQATSLEQRIRALTTAQPFAVHWEIRDLSSKNSVTIGNGADVQVASFSTRKVSVLLVCLTLVQHGKLSLDQRLPITAEMAEGVQAGIMKDLAAGVELSLEDHLRQMMITSDNICTQLVFDAIGAAAEATSLHQDDRAAAALQQVNDYCAWIGMRATLHREIFPRSGDLTWHHSIEATTVTTAADQAHLLAQLGRGTQGTEAAELLHLTPELCRFAVELMRGLYTPLLGAETIALRFGEKNGRGLRSLSQVGLATTDDGAPVAAVAVFAESIPTQLPDGTPGRIAAYELFGQIGQTIEAWHLGERQPEPRQLLRLNPHQDLGATDAQLEAVMSHQGVLAASGGVTDSDTTYAEIGRDVVSNREFHPLAGSGKFLAALALAQREAADPGLLEASVTLTAEHRRRAAVGPLHISPGSGQNAGTGQGAGQAADELTLSLHDALGLIIRTSDAATSLAVRDALEARGVDLLAETRGFLERFNPPGQTLIHTQITGFEDWGAARGDLLTGETSPHELRQLLMLVTGYGGLLGEELPDRGEPLVAPSAASRMLGWMSPVFEPAGLAWALPGYGPKKVPQWTVSGLETRGPRTPAADGASDAHDDADAETHPEGWTSVLITRRPGVEPTQGGVLWMAAYVPAGPTEAAPEAPTRTGRDAARIFGELGLTLHRRGLSRAKLRGSVAPMYISDS